The DNA segment ATCAGGAGTTGCACACTACGAAATCTTCCGTAACAGCATTTCTATTGCCACAACCACAGCACTCTCGTACACAAACATCGGACTCACCGCATCCACCACCTATTCCTATACTGTGCGTGCAATCGATGTGGTAGGGAACGCCTCTCCACAATCAATAGTAGTCTCTGCAACGACACAACTCGTTCCTCCTCCCGACACCACCGCCCCTACCACTCCCACCGGACTTTCAGCCACATCTACCTCTTCGTCACAGATCAATCTCACCTGGAGCATTTCAACAGACAATGTTGGTGTTTCTGGATACCGTGTTTTCCGCGATAGTCTCCAAGTGGGAACAACTTCAGCAACAACCTATGCAGACCAAGAGCTCCTTGCTTCCACCACCTACTCCTACACTGTCTCTGCATTTGACGCGGCAGGCAACATTTCAATGCAATCAACTAGTGCAAACGCCACGACGCAGGAAATAATTCCCCCATCTTCAGTCACTTATGATTTTGAAAATGGGGTAATGCCCGGAGCATTTGACATCGCCCCCAATTCTCCTTGGACGGTTGTGACCAGTCAAAAGCATAGTGGAACATACGCGATAAAATCGGGGAATGGTGGAGTCAATAATAGTTTCTCGCAACTGACACTATTGGCAAATTTTGAAGCTGGAGATGTTTCTTTCTGGCGACGATATGAAAGCGAGGGTAATTACGACAAATTTATTTTTCTCATCGATGGTGTCGTTCAGGCAAATTATCCAAAATCTGGGTCTGGCACGACATGGACAGAAGACGCGTTTACTTCCGCCATAACCGCTGGTGTTCATTCACTCGACTGGATTTACGTTAAAGATTCAAGTGTTAATACCGCTGGAGATGGGGTTTGGCTTGACGACATTGTGATTCCCAATTTCACCCCTGTCAGTGACAAGGGAGAATCATTTGAATCGGGAATTCCTGCGACATGGACAAATGATGCCACTAAAGTTTGGTCAACAACAAGTGTAAACTATCGTAAAAAACTCGGATCATATTCTGCGAGATCGTATACACCACTGGGAAATAATGGTGTGTCCACTTTGCAAAAGACGATTACAACATCTGGAGGAGATATGTGGTTTTATTATTACATATCGTCGGAAGTAGGGGATGATCTTCTCAAGTTTTACATTGATGGTGTCGAGCAAAGTAATGTTGCTGCATCGGGGTATTACGATGCACAACGAGATCCATTGGATGCGGGTTGGATATTTAGAAAGTATACTGTTTCTGCAGGACCTCACACATTCAAATGGGAATATTCAAAAGATAAAGGCGGAGTTGCTGGAAATGATGCGGCGTACATTGATTTGGTACATTTCCCAAATTAAATTTAAAAACACGCCTACGTCGGCTTATAACAGAGATGGTTGTTGTATATCGTACAAGACCAAACAGAAAGCCCCTATCAAGGGGCTTTCTGTTTGGTATGAAGAGATTTTTATTTAAGGTTATGATGGAAAAATCTCAAAAATCCAGCGGACGAATTATTTGGAGACACCAATAGTCACCGATGTTCCACTCGCGTCACCTCCAGCCGAGACGCTCATGGAGCGTTCACCTTTTGTGGCGGATAACATGGAAGCACCTGCCATAGTTACCTCATTTCCGATTGCCCAACCTTGTTTTGGTAACTCAGTCTTATAATATGCAATTACTTCACTTGCCGATTTTGTCGTACTGTACATAACCCCCGCACCGTCTGAGCCTGTAGATGGATTGGAAGACACTGCGTAATTAATCTTTGCACCCTGCATGATAGAGACGTCAGAAGGCCAGCTGCTTGGCAAAGAAACATTTTCTCCTACCGAGACACTTCCATCATTAGTTTTGTATGTCGCCGTATTATTGCCATTGTAATCGACATCCACATTGCCACCAGTTGCGCGCTCGATTGCTCGTTCCGTTGCATTTTTCCCAAAGAATCCTCTCCCGAACATTCCCAATAAACCGAGAACAATTACTACACCGACAATGATGATAATCGTCTTGTTGTTTGAGCCGGAAGATGGTGCCGGCTGCTGTGTCTGCATTTCGTTCATATATATATTTGTATTAATAATAATTGATAATAGTATCCACTTTGTATTTAAAATTTAACCTGGCGAGTCGAACCCACTCTTCACCGGGCTTGCTCAAGTGTAGCATAAGGATGTCTTTAGAGATATCATTATGGTATGAGTTTTGAACGAACACCCGATGGAGCACTTTATGAACCGCCCCTTGGTGCAAAGTGTTCCTGAGACTGTGGCACTTTCATCGATCAAGAAGACTTCGTCAGAATAAACGGGGAAGAGTTCTATGTGCCCGGGCATGAAACCAGAAAAGACGAAAAGGAGCGTAACAAAAATCGTAAAATAAACGAAGAACAGTACAATAAAGAATATATGCCCCCGTGGAAACTCGACGAAGATAAAGAGAAATAAAAAAACCGACTGGACAAATGTGATATTATCCGCTATTTTTCCAACAGGTAACATCGAAAGAGTTCCCCCTAAAAGGGAAACAGGTCAGATGCTGGCTGCGAACCGTGGCGCGACCCGGGAGAAGGTTGGTTGGGTGGGAGCCATAGAGAGTGAAGGGCGGAGGAAATGCCGATAGAGGCACTAACGCCGCTTGGATTCTATGAAGAAACCCGACACCGAGCACCAGAGGCTTGTAATGGCAAGCCCGTAATCCCGTACTCGGACCTTCATCGCAAGACGGCAGGAGATTGGTTCATGCTGCCAGCCAGCTGATGACTTGTATTGATAATGAAATAAGATAAAACAGAAACGCAACGCCCACTTCAGGGCGTTTTTGTTTGGGGAAAGGGCGGGGAAAGGGGGTCGGGTACACTTTTCTGCCACCACCTTTCGATTCTAGGTTCATCGGTCACGAATCACTAAGTATTTTATTTCGCTATGCTCATAAAATACAAAGTGTTCGCGACCCCGCCTCGCGCCGTCGCGCTCCGGCTTTCAATTCCCCCACATACGAAGGGAAATCGGTCACATATAAATTTCCTGACGGAAATTTTGCGCGACCCCGGCTCGCGATTTTTGCCTTGCGCTTTGCGCAAACAAAAATATCGCTGCGCCTTTCGATTCCCCCCATCTCGCACAATCGCAAACCGCCCAAAGACGGGTGTCTTTGGGCGGTGCGACTTGTGGAGATGGGGGGAATCGAACCCCCGTGCAGGAAATAGTTTGCGATGAGTCTACAGAGTGTAGTTGGTTTAATTTTTTTAAGCGAGATGAGTATAAAACAAACAAAATCTCATTTCGCCGATCCTCTTAGTGTCGAAACATTGCCGAGAAGTACAACATTCCTATTCCGAATATATAACACCTTAGACTGCGTATCGGACGTCGGCAGGTAAGATGCGGCTTAGGCTAACGCGTAAACCGGAGCAAAGTTGTTGATTCCGAAATACGGAGATACAATTCCTTTTGCTTTTGCAACTAAATTTTTTGCATTTAGCAGTTCCAATGATTTAACGAGATCGTTGGCTCTCGACTTGCACATCGCAAAGATGATCCCCTGTCTAGGCCGATCATCCCCATATTTAGTTTGTAGTTGGCAGTTGGTAGTTGGTAGAAATAATCCCACTGAACTTTTGCGGTTACTGAAAACTAGCAACTAAAAACTAATAACTAATTTGTCAACGTTCTAAAACCTTTCACGCATTTCTCGTGCGACATCGCGCTCGGTGTCGCGTTTCTTGATCGATTCGCGTTTGTCATATTTTTTCTTGCCGCGTCCGATACCGATTGAAACCTTGATTTTGCGTCCTTTAGTATACAATGAAATCGGCACAATTGTCAATCCTTTCGCACCTTCAGCGCCCGCGAGCACATCAATTTCTTTTTTTGTGAGAAGTAATCTACGATTGCGGAGCGGGTCGTAGTCTTTTGGCATATTTTTGGGTTGATAGGGAGGAATGTTCATTCCTATCAGAAATACTTCTCCGCCTCGGGCGATAGCGTGCGAGCCTTCAAGGGAACCGCGTTTGTTGGTAAGAGATTTGACTTCGGGACCGAGCAACTCGATACCCGCCTCGAATTTTTCGAGGATCTCGTAATTGAAATATGCTTTTTTATTTTCTATCAACGTCGGCATCTGCCTATCCTATCAGTAACAAAAGCGTTTGACAACGAAATTTTATTATGGTTGAATGCAAAAAGAAATTTTGACAAAACTCCCTACCTTCACCTTGCAATAAAAGACTACGGAGGTTTTATGTATCCAGAAGCATGTGAAGTATTCTTCGGTAATTCCACGAGGTGTTACATTTATTTTGTAATTTTCTGGGGAATATTAATTGTATTCGGGGGTTTTATTTTGCTGGGTTTTATGCGTATACTCGCAAAGTATTCTGTTCCCAAAGAAGTACGAATGGTTTGCCCAAAATGTAAAAACGGGGATTTAAGGGAAGAGGCGATTAGAACTTTGGATAAAAGATTTAGTAGCAAAAAGAAAGACCAAGAAGATTATTTTTTGGTTTGCCAGAAAAGATGTGGATATGCAAAAAAGTTAAGGAATCAGAATAGGTAACATCGCTGTTTGAAATGCCATGATTTGTGAAAGCAAATCATGGCATTTTCTTTTTCCTACAAATTAGTATAGAATGTCTTTCTGCTTGTCCCGTGAGAGTTTAACGAGAAATCACCTAACGAGACACAAAACCACCGTATTATTAACCTAAAATGCCAAAGGGATGGATATTTTTAACCCAAAAGATTCAAAAAAGAAAGGAACCAAAAAGGGTGTCGGATTACCTAGTAAGCAACAATTCTTAAGTAATATCTTAAGCGTTATTCTTATACTGCTCATTCTTTCAACTGTTTACTCAATGATATCTGAATCACGGGCAAAAATAGAAGAAATCTCTATTTCCCAACTTGCTACCGATATTACCAACGGGCTAATTTTAAAAGTAGAAATTGAAGGAGATAAGATTACCGCCACGTACAAAGATGACGTGGTGAAGAAATCCCTAAAAGAGCCGAGTGGGACATTGCCTTCCGTTCTCTCCGACCTAGGTGTTCCCGCAGAAAAAATTAAAGATGCTGGTATTGTCGCGCAAAATCCATCAGGGCTTGGTTATTGGATCCTTAATCTTGCACCATTCCTTCTCCCTATTATTTTTATTGTCTTCTTTTTCTGGTTTATGTCACGGCAAGTCAAAGGTGCCGGGATGCAGGCGTTCTCGTTTGGACAATCAAAAGCTCGCATCATAGATCCTAATGATAAAAATCAGCGTGTAATGTTTAAAGATGTCGCGGGTGTAAAAGAAGCAAAAGAGGAACTCAAGGAAATTGTTGATTTTCTTAAGAACCCAAAGAAATTCTTGGATATCGGGGCGCGGATTCCGAAAGGCGTTGTGCTTGTGGGTGCACCAGGAACAGGGAAGACCTTGCTTGCGCGCGCAGTTGCGGGAGAAGCGGGGGTGCCATTTTTTATTATTTCAGGTTCAGAATTTGTTGAAATGTTTGTGGGCGTTGGCGCATCACGCGTGCGAGATCTTTTCAAAATGGCGAAGAAAGCGGCACCGGCTATTATTTTCGTGGATGAAATTGACGCGGTTGGTCGCGTCCGAGGGAGTGGCATGGGCGGAGGCAATGACGAACGCGAGCAGACACTCAACCAAATCCTTGTTGAGATGGACGGTTTTGAACCAAACGAAAAAGTAATCGTCATGGCAGCGACCAACCGCCCCGACGTTTTGGACCCTGCGCTTTTGCGTCCCGGCCGTTTTGATCGCCGCGTGGTGCTTGATCTGCCAGATGTTGATGATCGTGAAGCAATTCTTAAAATCCATGCAACCAAAAAACCACTAGCTGAAGATGTAAACCTTCGCGTTATCGCGGAAAGAACGCCGGGATTCTCTGGGGCGGATTTAAGTTCACTTATGAACGAAGGAGCAATCCTTGCGGCGCGTGAAGATCGCAAGAAAGTTTCACAATTTGACTTTATCCGCTCGATTGAGAAAGTGATGCTCGGTCCCGAGCGCAAAAGCCATCTGCTTTCTAAAAAAGAAAAAGAGATTACTGCCTACCATGAAGCGGGGCACGCTCTCGTATCATCAGTGCTTCACTACGCGGACCCGGTTCATAAGATAACGATTATCTCACGCGGACATGCGGCAGGGTACACCCTCAAACTTCCCCTTGAGGAAAGGAGAATGCAGTCCAAAAAAGAATTTTTGGATGATATTGCTATGTCACTTGGCGGGTATGTTGCCGAAAAAATGCTTTTTGATGATCTCACGACAGGACCCTCGAATGATTTGCAGGTTGCAACCGCGCTCGCGCGCGATATGGTGACAAAATACGGGATGTCTGACAAGCTTGGGCCAATGGCGCTTGAGGGTATTGGTGGGCGTACTCTTGTAGGACGAGGACTCAATGAGCATGATTATTCAGAATCAATGTCGAAAGAGATTGATGAAGAGGTTTCGAAAATCATGAATGAAGCACATCGTCGCGCTGAAAAAGTTCTCATGGAATATCGCAAAGCACTTGATGATATCGCGCATGAACTTATTGAAAAAGAAACACTTGAGCGTGCCGAATTTGAAAAATTGCTTATTTTGAATGGTATCAAGCCGAAAAAACTGGAGGAAGAAATATTGGCAACAGGATAATTTACGATTCCCAACCTTCTATTTATTGGTAATCCCCCGAGTATCATACAAAATTGCCTATAGGCAATTTTGTATGATAATATAGAGGTAATATGAAAAACTACAAACGGGGCGAACTTGCGAAAGAAATCTTGAAAGGATTGGCAATCGGCGGGTTCATTGTTGCTTGTTTTGCGTTGCCTGGGCTTGCTCAAGTCGCCACGCTTTTTAAGCCCAAGGGCGCGTACGATCGACATCGTGTAGGTCAAGCAATTCGTGGCTTAGAGAAAAAGAAGTGGGTACGAGTTTACCAAAGAAACGGAGAAGATGTTGTGGAAATTACCGAACGGGGAAAGAAAAAAGTTTTAGAATATAACCTTGAGACCATGAAACTCAAACCGCAGAAAAAATGGGATGGAGTGTGGCATATGGTGATGTTTGATATTCCCGAGACCCAAAAACGAGCGCGAAGCGCAGTCAGTTTTAAGATAAAAGAACTCGGGCTCTATCCGATACAAAAATCGGTATTTGCATCGCCCTATCCATGCAAAGACGAGATCGACTTTATCGGAGAAATTTTCGGCGTGAGGAAATACATCATCTATCTGCACGCCACTAACTTTGAAGGGGCAACAAAAATGAAGCAACACTTCGGTGTTTAAATTCCGACTATTTTTAACCCTAGGACTCTGCAGAAGGGAGTATTATTGGCGCTATTACAGATTATATCTATCATATAAAAATGTCTATAGGCATTTTTATATGATAGATAGCAGGAGGCGTAGATAGAGAATGGATGTGTATAACGAGGGTTGCTAGTTTGCGGGGGGGGGTATACTATAATAAATAAGTTTGATATTAATAACTAGTCTTTTCATATATGAGTCATCATAATCACTCTTTCAAAACACGATTGTCAGGCGTTCTTTTGACTGCCATTTTATTAATTTCCCCTGTTATCGCATCAGCAGATACACTAAGTGACATGTCAGCAAAACTTGCTGAAGCGTCTGCTTCTTTAAATAAAATCATTACTTCTTTATCAACAACACAGCAAGCGCAGGTTGCTGGGGCATCTTACCAAACCGACCTCGAAATCTTCAAACTATGTTTAAATCAATACACCACCACTTCACCATTATGTGCCAAGTCGGACTTTAACAGCGATGGGATCGTAACTGCGGCAGACTACACAATGCTCCGCTCCTCGCTTATCTACGACATGAACGCCGATCTTACCATCGACCTCCGCGATTCCGCCGACAATACTGATCTCAATTTCCTTAAATCCTGTTTTGGTCAATATACCGCATCATCGACTCCGTGCGCAAAAACTGATTTCACGGGGGATGGGGTTGTAAACTTTGCCGACCTCGCTTCGTTTAAGAGTGCAATCAAGTACGACCTTAACGCAGATAGCAAGGTGGATTTGAGAGACTCATCAACAACGTGTATGGCAGGCCAAACGTGGAATGGGAGTGCATGTGTGGTAACCAGCACCACATGTGCTATGGGACAGGTATGGAATGGGTCAGCGTGTGTGGTGGAAACAACGCCAATAATTTGTCCTATTGGACAGGTTTCAAATGGAGCATCTTGCGTAATCCTAAACACAACTTGTCCCACAGGACAGACGTGGAATGGCAGCTCGTGTGTGCTCACCAGCACCACATGCGCTACCGGGCAGGTATGGAATGGGAGCGTATGTGTGGCGACACTCACTACCACAAACCCAACCACAGATGCCCTACAAGCGCAGATAAATTCTTTACTTCAGCAACTCAATCTTTTACAGGGCCAGCTTGCAAACACGACCAAACCGCCATCAACGCTTCCTCCGGTGATACCGGGACAAGGAGGCGGGCAAGTTCCACCAGCCGATATCGATCCTCTCGTACAGAGTTCCTGCACGGAACTCACTCAAAACATGAGACTGCGATCGCGTGATGTGGACACTAATGGGGAGGTAACCAAAGTGCAAGGCGTGCTTATCCTGGGCGGATATTTAAGCACGGAAGCAACTGGCTACTTCGGATATCTCACCCTCAAAGCAGTTCAGACATTTCAAACAGCTACGGGAATAAGCCC comes from the bacterium genome and includes:
- a CDS encoding fibronectin type III domain-containing protein; this translates as LTPDTTAPTTPTNLSATAVSSSQINLSWNASTDPTVAGETTSGVAHYEIFRNSISIATTTALSYTNIGLTASTTYSYTVRAIDVVGNASPQSIVVSATTQLVPPPDTTAPTTPTGLSATSTSSSQINLTWSISTDNVGVSGYRVFRDSLQVGTTSATTYADQELLASTTYSYTVSAFDAAGNISMQSTSANATTQEIIPPSSVTYDFENGVMPGAFDIAPNSPWTVVTSQKHSGTYAIKSGNGGVNNSFSQLTLLANFEAGDVSFWRRYESEGNYDKFIFLIDGVVQANYPKSGSGTTWTEDAFTSAITAGVHSLDWIYVKDSSVNTAGDGVWLDDIVIPNFTPVSDKGESFESGIPATWTNDATKVWSTTSVNYRKKLGSYSARSYTPLGNNGVSTLQKTITTSGGDMWFYYYISSEVGDDLLKFYIDGVEQSNVAASGYYDAQRDPLDAGWIFRKYTVSAGPHTFKWEYSKDKGGVAGNDAAYIDLVHFPN
- the smpB gene encoding SsrA-binding protein SmpB, which produces MPTLIENKKAYFNYEILEKFEAGIELLGPEVKSLTNKRGSLEGSHAIARGGEVFLIGMNIPPYQPKNMPKDYDPLRNRRLLLTKKEIDVLAGAEGAKGLTIVPISLYTKGRKIKVSIGIGRGKKKYDKRESIKKRDTERDVAREMRERF
- the ftsH gene encoding ATP-dependent zinc metalloprotease FtsH, which encodes MDIFNPKDSKKKGTKKGVGLPSKQQFLSNILSVILILLILSTVYSMISESRAKIEEISISQLATDITNGLILKVEIEGDKITATYKDDVVKKSLKEPSGTLPSVLSDLGVPAEKIKDAGIVAQNPSGLGYWILNLAPFLLPIIFIVFFFWFMSRQVKGAGMQAFSFGQSKARIIDPNDKNQRVMFKDVAGVKEAKEELKEIVDFLKNPKKFLDIGARIPKGVVLVGAPGTGKTLLARAVAGEAGVPFFIISGSEFVEMFVGVGASRVRDLFKMAKKAAPAIIFVDEIDAVGRVRGSGMGGGNDEREQTLNQILVEMDGFEPNEKVIVMAATNRPDVLDPALLRPGRFDRRVVLDLPDVDDREAILKIHATKKPLAEDVNLRVIAERTPGFSGADLSSLMNEGAILAAREDRKKVSQFDFIRSIEKVMLGPERKSHLLSKKEKEITAYHEAGHALVSSVLHYADPVHKITIISRGHAAGYTLKLPLEERRMQSKKEFLDDIAMSLGGYVAEKMLFDDLTTGPSNDLQVATALARDMVTKYGMSDKLGPMALEGIGGRTLVGRGLNEHDYSESMSKEIDEEVSKIMNEAHRRAEKVLMEYRKALDDIAHELIEKETLERAEFEKLLILNGIKPKKLEEEILATG
- a CDS encoding peptidoglycan-binding protein — encoded protein: MSHHNHSFKTRLSGVLLTAILLISPVIASADTLSDMSAKLAEASASLNKIITSLSTTQQAQVAGASYQTDLEIFKLCLNQYTTTSPLCAKSDFNSDGIVTAADYTMLRSSLIYDMNADLTIDLRDSADNTDLNFLKSCFGQYTASSTPCAKTDFTGDGVVNFADLASFKSAIKYDLNADSKVDLRDSSTTCMAGQTWNGSACVVTSTTCAMGQVWNGSACVVETTPIICPIGQVSNGASCVILNTTCPTGQTWNGSSCVLTSTTCATGQVWNGSVCVATLTTTNPTTDALQAQINSLLQQLNLLQGQLANTTKPPSTLPPVIPGQGGGQVPPADIDPLVQSSCTELTQNMRLRSRDVDTNGEVTKVQGVLILGGYLSTEATGYFGYLTLKAVQTFQTATGISPTGFVGPLTREKIRAMTCGRG